The Paraburkholderia sp. SOS3 genome includes a region encoding these proteins:
- a CDS encoding NAD(P)-dependent alcohol dehydrogenase, protein MGRAARGYAATSSTTPLSLFDFERRTPRNNDVVIEVLYCGVCHSDLHSTRNNWGNARYPMVPGHEIVGRIKEVGSDVTRFKVGDPVGVGCMVDSCQHCKTCLNGLEQYCENGATSTYNNTDRHDQSRTQGGYADEIIVSEKFVLRMPDNLDLKGAAPLLCAGITSYSPLRHWNVGVGSRVAVIGLGGLGHMAIKLASAMGAEVTLITRSPGKDADARALGARDVVLSSDALQMNAAKSRFDLIIDTIPYQHDLNPYVATLDSGGTLVLVGYFGPLEPALNSSPMLSKRKSVAGSFIGGIAQTQEMLDFCGKHGITCEIEMIDIEQVNEAFDRMLRSDVKYRFVIDLGSLKSGI, encoded by the coding sequence ATGGGACGTGCTGCACGAGGATACGCTGCCACTTCATCGACGACGCCATTGAGCCTGTTCGACTTCGAACGCCGCACTCCGCGCAACAATGATGTCGTAATCGAAGTGTTGTACTGCGGTGTTTGTCATTCGGACCTGCATAGCACGCGCAACAATTGGGGCAACGCCAGATACCCGATGGTGCCGGGCCATGAGATCGTCGGACGGATCAAGGAAGTCGGCTCCGACGTGACGCGTTTCAAGGTGGGAGACCCTGTGGGCGTAGGTTGCATGGTCGATTCATGCCAGCACTGCAAGACATGCCTTAATGGGCTCGAACAGTATTGCGAGAACGGTGCGACTTCGACGTACAACAATACCGATCGGCATGATCAATCCCGCACTCAAGGCGGGTATGCCGACGAGATTATCGTGTCGGAGAAGTTCGTCCTCAGGATGCCGGATAACCTCGATCTCAAGGGCGCGGCACCGCTATTGTGTGCCGGTATCACATCGTATTCGCCGTTGCGGCACTGGAACGTCGGCGTCGGTTCGCGGGTTGCCGTCATCGGATTGGGTGGCCTCGGTCATATGGCCATCAAGCTGGCCAGCGCGATGGGCGCCGAAGTGACGCTGATCACACGATCGCCTGGCAAAGACGCGGATGCCCGTGCGCTGGGCGCCCGCGATGTCGTGCTGTCGAGCGATGCACTGCAGATGAACGCGGCAAAAAGCCGCTTTGATCTGATTATCGACACCATTCCATACCAGCACGACCTCAATCCTTATGTTGCCACGCTTGATTCGGGCGGCACGCTGGTGCTCGTGGGCTATTTCGGCCCGCTCGAACCCGCGCTGAACTCGTCGCCGATGTTGTCCAAGCGGAAATCGGTGGCGGGCTCGTTCATCGGCGGCATCGCGCAAACGCAGGAAATGCTCGATTTTTGCGGCAAGCATGGCATCACTTGCGAGATAGAAATGATCGATATTGAACAGGTCAACGAAGCCTTCGACCGGATGCTCAGAAGCGACGTTAAATATCGGTTTGTGATTGATCTGGGCTCGCTGAAGTCCGGGATCTGA
- a CDS encoding DSD1 family PLP-dependent enzyme produces the protein MELPSLNTPAALIDVERMNRNIDRMQRRMNALGVSFRPHVKTTKCAQIVRAQIDAGARGITVSTLKEAEQFFASGIRDIVYAVGMAPARLPQALALRQQGCALKIVADSIACAQAIVSFGREHHATFEVWIEIDVDGHRSGIAPDDDLLLEVAHTLSDGGMVVGGVIAHAGSSYDYDTHDALVRIAEQERSGCVRAAQRLRAAGLPCEVVSIGSTPTALAAEHLEGVTEVRAGVYVMFDLVMHGVGVNQMPEIALSVLTTVIGHQREKGWAIVDAGWMAMSRDRGTQRQKHDFGYGAVCRENGEVLDGYLMSGANQEHGIISRSGSPDHEIETRFPLGTRLRILPNHACATGAQHPAYQAIMPDGTIETWPRFYGW, from the coding sequence ATGGAATTGCCGTCGTTGAACACGCCCGCAGCACTGATCGATGTCGAGCGCATGAATCGCAATATCGACCGGATGCAACGGCGTATGAACGCCCTGGGCGTGAGCTTTCGCCCGCACGTGAAGACCACCAAATGTGCTCAGATTGTCAGGGCGCAGATCGACGCCGGTGCGCGCGGCATCACCGTATCCACGCTGAAGGAAGCCGAACAGTTCTTCGCCAGCGGCATTCGTGACATCGTCTATGCAGTGGGGATGGCGCCGGCCAGGCTGCCGCAGGCACTGGCGCTGAGACAGCAAGGCTGCGCACTGAAAATCGTCGCCGACAGCATCGCGTGCGCGCAGGCCATCGTTTCCTTCGGGCGGGAGCATCACGCAACATTCGAAGTCTGGATCGAAATCGACGTGGACGGTCATCGGTCGGGTATCGCGCCCGACGACGACCTGCTCCTCGAGGTCGCGCACACCCTGTCGGACGGCGGCATGGTCGTTGGCGGCGTGATCGCCCATGCGGGCTCCAGCTACGACTACGACACGCACGACGCGCTGGTCCGGATTGCCGAACAGGAGCGTTCGGGCTGCGTGCGCGCGGCACAACGTCTTCGTGCGGCGGGCCTGCCATGCGAGGTCGTGAGCATCGGCTCGACGCCGACCGCGCTAGCGGCCGAGCATCTTGAAGGCGTGACCGAAGTTCGCGCCGGAGTCTATGTGATGTTCGATCTCGTCATGCATGGCGTAGGCGTCAATCAGATGCCCGAAATCGCTCTGAGCGTCCTGACCACCGTGATCGGCCACCAGCGCGAAAAAGGCTGGGCTATCGTCGACGCGGGATGGATGGCCATGAGCCGCGATCGCGGCACGCAGCGCCAGAAGCACGACTTCGGTTATGGGGCCGTGTGTCGGGAAAACGGCGAAGTGCTGGACGGCTATCTCATGAGCGGCGCGAACCAGGAGCACGGCATCATTTCCCGATCCGGTTCGCCGGACCATGAGATCGAGACGCGCTTTCCGCTTGGTACGCGGCTGCGCATTCTTCCCAATCATGCATGTGCCACGGGCGCGCAACATCCGGCCTATCAGGCCATCATGCCGGACGGCACGATTGAAACCTGGCCGCGTTTCTACGGCTGGTGA
- a CDS encoding AraC family transcriptional regulator translates to MLASAICLRDSTNMNADPFSDILKFTHAESLVTGGFTAGGAWAIRFPAPDKIKFFAVVKGTCWVRIDGEAEPIHFSTGDVGLLSAKRAFVLASDPDVAPIEAMSVFSGAGRSTAVLGDGNDFAHIGGHVLLDPTSGRLLSDVLPPWIHVSAASPQAITFRWLLDHLVEERGSDLPGAQLVSAQLSQLLFIQILRAHLKTSGPMSAGWLRALRDPRLAPALRLMHGDPARSWHLDELAKACAMSRTTFAFHFRKTAGIAPLTYLTEWRMRLAERALREGDAPVAVIAQSLGYASESAFSHAFKRITGSSPKTFRHAERMSGSRVAEDGIRGAAPDEVPSVEVV, encoded by the coding sequence ATGCTTGCCAGTGCGATTTGCTTGCGCGATAGTACGAACATGAATGCCGATCCGTTTTCCGACATCCTCAAGTTCACCCATGCCGAATCGCTGGTGACCGGCGGTTTTACCGCCGGCGGCGCGTGGGCCATCCGTTTTCCGGCGCCGGACAAAATCAAGTTTTTTGCGGTGGTGAAAGGCACCTGCTGGGTTCGCATCGACGGAGAAGCCGAACCAATCCATTTCAGTACCGGGGACGTCGGACTGTTGTCGGCGAAGCGTGCTTTTGTTCTGGCCAGCGATCCCGATGTCGCGCCCATCGAGGCGATGAGCGTGTTCTCCGGCGCCGGCAGATCGACGGCCGTCCTCGGCGACGGCAACGACTTCGCCCACATCGGCGGCCATGTCCTGCTCGATCCGACGAGCGGCCGATTACTGTCCGACGTGCTGCCGCCGTGGATCCATGTGTCCGCTGCGTCGCCGCAGGCGATCACCTTCCGGTGGCTGCTCGATCATCTCGTCGAGGAGCGCGGGTCCGATCTGCCCGGAGCACAACTCGTCTCGGCTCAGCTCTCGCAACTGCTGTTCATCCAGATTCTGCGAGCGCACCTGAAAACGTCCGGCCCGATGTCGGCCGGGTGGCTGCGGGCATTGCGGGATCCGCGCCTCGCTCCGGCGCTGCGGCTCATGCACGGCGATCCCGCGCGGTCCTGGCATCTCGATGAGCTCGCCAAGGCATGCGCCATGTCGAGGACGACATTCGCTTTTCACTTCAGAAAGACTGCAGGCATCGCGCCGCTGACCTATCTGACCGAATGGCGCATGCGGCTTGCCGAGCGCGCATTGCGGGAAGGGGACGCGCCGGTGGCGGTGATCGCCCAATCGCTTGGCTATGCGTCCGAGAGCGCGTTTAGTCACGCCTTCAAACGGATCACCGGCAGTTCGCCGAAGACATTTCGGCATGCCGAACGAATGTCGGGATCGCGTGTCGCCGAGGATGGGATCAGGGGAGCAGCGCCCGACGAAGTGCCGTCCGTCGAGGTTGTCTAG
- a CDS encoding LysR family transcriptional regulator produces the protein MIELDDMRLFRALGASQSLAAAARILNLTPPAVTVRLQRIEERMGVRLVTREARGISLTQEGQQLVQEAIEILERIESIPSRVSGETAGVGGHLRVVAPFGFGRAHVAPLIRDLHRSHPNLAISLILSDSPLTAAAGADVVVSIGNLKGSSWVGHYLAPNERFLCASPSLARRLSKLDHPSQLTQYEWLTLRENDEDVTRLRFIQPDADGKRGGKSVTIRLDGALSSNDGTVVSDWAIDGLGIVERSEWDAARLIAAGKLKRVLPSWRLESAPVMVLTPTRHGLTIRQSVFLEAAKRAFDPVPWRT, from the coding sequence ATGATCGAACTGGATGACATGCGACTGTTTCGCGCCCTCGGCGCGTCACAATCACTCGCCGCGGCGGCCCGAATATTGAACCTGACACCGCCCGCCGTCACGGTACGTTTGCAGCGTATCGAAGAACGTATGGGCGTTCGATTGGTCACGCGCGAGGCAAGGGGCATCTCGCTCACCCAGGAGGGCCAGCAACTGGTTCAGGAAGCGATCGAGATCCTCGAGCGAATCGAGTCGATTCCGTCACGCGTCTCGGGCGAGACGGCCGGCGTCGGCGGTCATTTGCGCGTCGTCGCTCCATTTGGCTTTGGGCGCGCACATGTCGCGCCGCTGATTCGCGATCTGCATCGCTCGCATCCGAATCTCGCGATTTCGCTGATCCTCTCCGACAGTCCGCTGACGGCGGCGGCGGGTGCCGATGTGGTCGTCTCCATCGGCAACCTCAAGGGGTCGTCGTGGGTCGGACACTACCTCGCTCCGAACGAGCGTTTTCTGTGCGCAAGTCCGTCCCTCGCGCGCCGCCTGTCGAAGCTCGACCATCCATCGCAACTCACGCAGTACGAATGGCTAACCTTGCGCGAGAACGACGAAGACGTGACCCGCCTGCGCTTCATCCAACCCGACGCCGACGGCAAACGCGGCGGCAAATCGGTCACGATCCGGCTGGACGGCGCCTTGTCGTCGAACGACGGTACCGTCGTCAGCGACTGGGCGATCGACGGCCTCGGCATTGTCGAGCGATCCGAATGGGATGCGGCACGGCTGATCGCGGCCGGAAAACTGAAGCGCGTGTTGCCGTCATGGCGGCTCGAATCGGCGCCTGTCATGGTCCTGACGCCCACGCGTCACGGCCTGACAATCCGCCAGTCCGTCTTTCTCGAAGCCGCCAAACGAGCCTTCGACCCCGTCCCCTGGCGCACATGA